In one Thermaerobacter sp. PB12/4term genomic region, the following are encoded:
- a CDS encoding metallophosphoesterase produces MPGTEGHSPRPAPLRVLRLWQRRLVLILAAAAAAYLAMVAGSPARVSLGPFGVALAARPAWQGLTEVAIPPLGRVRAATHAAPLELEVRLETVDIPTLGRLLEHRGTRGLVDSLRQQVGGVARRFALRLVLLGALGGGLAGFVLARRRWRRIGVGAAVGLLVGGGLVVATQQTYDPGAFRQAEYSGAITAAPWLLDVFTRTPAKVEAFSRQMEVLVGRLNDLYQGIEVQQAVVPQDESLRVLIVSDLHNNPAGVRLIREMAASFRPDLILDAGDVADWGTAPEARLVAELADLEVPYYLVPGNHDSPQSLGALATQTGVQILEDGLVTLPGGLLLAASRDPASHRVSPAMGRPAEIEAQVGALESLLQAAPRRPDILVVHNPVVAGRFRGRVPVLVSGHTHVQRVDDTPQGLFLNPGSTGAAGLRGLTAPREIPYGLLLLTLVPAPGDAPGWVPIAVDAVEVFRLASTGFTLQRYVVDGRPDAPVSFRERPSLPLEELPAGGGDGP; encoded by the coding sequence TTGCCGGGCACGGAAGGGCATTCCCCGCGGCCTGCGCCATTGCGGGTCTTGCGCCTGTGGCAGCGGCGCCTGGTCCTGATCCTGGCGGCTGCCGCTGCGGCCTACCTGGCCATGGTGGCCGGTTCGCCCGCCCGGGTCAGCCTGGGCCCCTTCGGCGTGGCCCTGGCGGCCCGCCCGGCGTGGCAGGGGCTGACCGAAGTGGCCATCCCGCCCCTGGGCCGGGTGCGCGCGGCCACCCACGCCGCTCCCCTGGAGCTCGAGGTGCGGCTGGAGACCGTCGATATCCCGACCCTGGGCCGGCTGCTGGAGCACCGGGGCACCCGCGGCCTGGTGGACAGCCTGCGCCAGCAGGTCGGCGGAGTGGCGCGCCGGTTTGCCCTGCGCCTGGTCCTGCTGGGTGCCCTGGGCGGCGGGCTGGCCGGGTTCGTCCTGGCCCGGCGGCGCTGGCGCCGGATCGGCGTGGGGGCGGCGGTGGGCCTGCTGGTCGGTGGCGGCCTGGTGGTGGCAACCCAGCAGACCTACGATCCCGGCGCCTTCCGCCAGGCGGAGTACAGCGGCGCCATCACCGCGGCCCCCTGGCTGTTGGACGTGTTCACCCGCACCCCGGCCAAGGTGGAGGCCTTCAGCCGCCAGATGGAGGTGCTGGTGGGCCGGCTGAACGACCTCTACCAGGGGATCGAGGTCCAGCAGGCGGTGGTGCCCCAGGACGAGAGCCTGCGGGTGCTCATCGTCTCGGACTTGCACAACAACCCGGCGGGGGTCCGGCTGATCCGGGAGATGGCCGCCAGCTTCCGCCCCGACCTGATCCTGGACGCGGGCGACGTGGCGGACTGGGGCACCGCGCCGGAAGCCCGCCTGGTGGCCGAGCTGGCCGATCTGGAGGTTCCTTACTACCTGGTGCCGGGGAACCACGACTCCCCCCAGTCGCTCGGCGCCCTGGCAACCCAGACCGGCGTTCAGATCCTGGAGGACGGGCTGGTCACCCTGCCCGGCGGGCTGCTCCTGGCCGCCAGCCGGGATCCGGCCAGTCACCGCGTGTCCCCCGCCATGGGTCGGCCGGCGGAGATCGAAGCCCAAGTGGGGGCGCTGGAGAGCCTCCTCCAGGCGGCGCCGCGGCGTCCGGACATCCTGGTGGTCCACAACCCCGTGGTGGCGGGCCGGTTCCGGGGCCGGGTCCCCGTCCTGGTCAGCGGCCACACCCACGTCCAGCGGGTGGACGACACCCCGCAGGGCCTGTTCCTCAACCCGGGTTCCACGGGGGCCGCCGGCCTGCGCGGCCTCACCGCGCCGCGGGAGATCCCGTACGGCCTGCTCTTGCTGACCCTGGTGCCGGCGCCGGGCGACGCTCCGGGCTGGGTACCCATCGCCGTCGATGCGGTCGAGGTCTTTCGCCTGGCGTCCACGGGCTTCACCCTGCAGCGCTACGTGGTGGACGGCCGGCCGGATGCCCCTGTCTCCTTCCGGGAACGGCCGTCCCTGCCCCTGGAGGAGTTGCCCGCGGGCGGCGGTGACGGCCCCTGA
- a CDS encoding competence/damage-inducible protein A has protein sequence MDGTARDGTGTGGAGAGGTGAGSGLNAEIVCVGTELLLGETINTHAAFLSQRLAEYGIDVYHHVTVGDNPARLEAALRQAAGRAGVVIVTGGLGPTGDDLTREAIARVTGRPLVLDAGVLEGIERYFAARGRSMAPGNRKQALFPAGSAILPNPNGTAPGFVLEWDGGRWFVALPGPPRELRPMVDGPLVPYLERWSRRAGGMRLVRRVLRVAGLGESEVEHRLADLFARQQRVTLATYARDGEVHVRLAAKVPLPPGAEPGGGPGRDPGAPAASAGAAPSPEAAAASALAELEAVAAAIRQRLGIHVYGEGDQTLEAVVGELLGRRAETVAVAESCTAGRVADRLTAVPGSSAYFLAGVVAYANAAKVLALGVSPHDLAAHGAVSEVVARAMAAGVRRMFGAHWGVATTGIAGPGGGTPEKPVGTVYVAVAGPGGSRVERHRFLGDRDTVKARSAQAALLLLYRALVEGLEAGNAGAAGPA, from the coding sequence ATGGACGGGACAGCGCGGGACGGCACGGGCACGGGCGGGGCCGGCGCCGGGGGGACCGGGGCCGGGAGCGGCCTCAACGCCGAGATCGTCTGCGTCGGCACGGAACTGCTGCTGGGCGAAACCATCAACACCCACGCCGCCTTTCTCTCCCAGCGGCTGGCGGAGTACGGCATCGACGTCTACCACCATGTCACCGTGGGCGACAACCCCGCCCGCCTGGAGGCGGCCCTGCGACAGGCCGCCGGCCGGGCGGGCGTCGTCATCGTCACCGGCGGCTTGGGCCCCACCGGCGACGACCTCACGCGGGAGGCCATCGCCCGGGTGACGGGCCGTCCCCTGGTCCTGGACGCCGGTGTGCTGGAGGGGATCGAGCGCTACTTCGCCGCCCGGGGCCGGTCCATGGCCCCGGGCAACCGCAAGCAGGCGCTCTTCCCGGCGGGCAGCGCCATCCTGCCCAATCCCAACGGCACCGCGCCGGGATTCGTCCTGGAGTGGGACGGCGGCCGCTGGTTCGTCGCGTTGCCCGGGCCGCCCCGGGAGCTGCGCCCGATGGTGGACGGCCCGCTGGTCCCCTACCTGGAGCGGTGGAGCCGCCGGGCGGGGGGCATGCGCCTGGTGCGGCGGGTGCTCCGGGTCGCGGGGCTCGGGGAGAGCGAGGTGGAGCACCGGCTGGCGGACCTGTTCGCCCGGCAGCAGCGGGTGACCCTGGCCACCTACGCCAGGGACGGGGAGGTCCACGTGCGGCTGGCGGCCAAGGTGCCCCTTCCTCCCGGGGCAGAACCCGGCGGCGGGCCGGGGCGGGACCCCGGAGCGCCCGCCGCCAGCGCGGGCGCGGCGCCATCACCGGAGGCGGCCGCCGCCTCCGCCCTGGCCGAGCTGGAGGCGGTGGCCGCGGCCATCCGCCAGCGGCTGGGCATCCACGTCTACGGCGAGGGTGACCAGACCCTGGAGGCGGTGGTCGGGGAGCTGCTGGGGCGGCGGGCCGAGACGGTGGCGGTGGCGGAGTCCTGCACCGCCGGGCGGGTGGCCGACCGCCTCACCGCCGTGCCGGGAAGCTCCGCCTATTTCCTGGCGGGCGTGGTGGCGTACGCCAATGCCGCCAAGGTGCTGGCCCTGGGGGTCAGCCCCCACGACCTGGCGGCCCACGGCGCGGTGAGCGAGGTGGTGGCCCGGGCCATGGCGGCGGGCGTGCGGCGCATGTTCGGAGCCCACTGGGGCGTGGCCACCACGGGCATCGCCGGTCCGGGCGGCGGCACGCCGGAAAAGCCGGTGGGCACCGTCTACGTGGCCGTCGCCGGCCCGGGAGGAAGCCGGGTGGAACGCCACCGCTTCCTGGGCGACCGCGACACCGTCAAGGCCCGCTCGGCCCAGGCGGCCCTGCTGCTGCTCTACCGGGCCCTGGTGGAAGGCCTGGAGGCCGGGAACGCCGGGGCCGCGGGCCCGGCCTGA
- a CDS encoding YigZ family protein — translation MTGRGAAVPGPGGTPTWPATAADPPAFRSVTREAEVELEIRRSRFIARVAPVAGREGAEAWLEEARARHPRATHNVPAFIAGFRGEWRWCSDAGEPSGTAGRPVLEVLERAGLVQVAVLVTRYFGGVKLGAAGLVRAYAGACAAAVQAAGPVTYRRGRRGRLELPYAAYGPVRAWLEEQAIAILDESFDTGVSLDLWVPEDLEAQVPAQARERSAGQASWQPGPWEYRAAEPA, via the coding sequence GTGACAGGGCGCGGGGCGGCGGTGCCGGGCCCGGGCGGCACGCCCACCTGGCCGGCCACGGCGGCGGATCCGCCCGCCTTCCGCTCGGTGACCCGGGAGGCCGAGGTGGAGCTGGAGATCCGGCGCTCCCGGTTCATCGCCCGGGTGGCCCCGGTGGCGGGCCGGGAAGGGGCCGAGGCCTGGCTGGAAGAGGCCCGGGCCCGCCACCCCCGGGCAACCCACAACGTGCCCGCCTTCATCGCCGGGTTCCGGGGCGAGTGGCGGTGGTGCAGCGACGCCGGTGAGCCTTCCGGCACCGCCGGCCGTCCCGTGCTGGAGGTCCTGGAGCGGGCGGGCCTGGTCCAGGTGGCCGTGCTCGTCACCCGCTACTTCGGCGGGGTGAAGCTGGGGGCTGCAGGGCTGGTGCGGGCCTATGCCGGTGCCTGCGCCGCCGCCGTCCAGGCGGCCGGGCCCGTCACCTACCGGCGGGGCCGGCGCGGGCGGCTGGAATTGCCTTATGCGGCCTACGGCCCGGTCCGGGCCTGGCTGGAGGAACAGGCCATCGCCATCCTCGACGAGTCCTTCGACACCGGCGTCTCCCTGGACTTGTGGGTGCCGGAGGATCTGGAGGCCCAGGTTCCCGCCCAGGCGCGGGAACGGTCTGCCGGACAGGCCTCCTGGCAGCCCGGGCCGTGGGAGTACCGTGCGGCCGAACCCGCGTAG
- the thpR gene encoding RNA 2',3'-cyclic phosphodiesterase: MPARTAAGGDGEDHWRLFIAVPVTGPVAGALQAWMAAARRQRPGLKWVRPGDLHITLRFLGNRPVASIPSLVAAGAKAAREAAPLDVEVRGVGGFPAAGRARTLWAGVGEGAAGLAALAASLETQLLAVAPDLDPVHQPFQAHITLARVRGGWIDLDRWPHAVAVREQDWGRLPVRAMVLFRSQLHPGGPVYTPLHRWPLGEAAAAGLDEPPAPR, from the coding sequence ATGCCGGCCCGCACCGCGGCCGGTGGGGACGGCGAAGACCACTGGCGGCTGTTCATCGCCGTGCCCGTGACGGGCCCGGTGGCCGGGGCGCTGCAGGCCTGGATGGCCGCGGCCCGCCGCCAGCGGCCCGGGCTCAAGTGGGTCCGTCCCGGGGACCTGCACATCACCTTGCGGTTTCTGGGGAACCGCCCCGTGGCCAGCATTCCCTCCCTGGTGGCAGCCGGGGCGAAGGCGGCGCGGGAGGCGGCCCCGCTGGACGTGGAGGTGCGAGGGGTCGGCGGCTTTCCCGCTGCCGGCCGGGCCCGCACGTTGTGGGCCGGAGTGGGCGAGGGAGCCGCCGGGCTGGCCGCCCTGGCGGCCAGCCTGGAGACGCAGCTGCTGGCGGTGGCGCCCGACCTGGATCCGGTGCACCAGCCCTTCCAGGCCCACATCACCCTGGCCCGGGTCCGTGGCGGCTGGATCGACCTCGACCGCTGGCCCCATGCCGTGGCGGTGCGGGAACAGGACTGGGGCCGGCTTCCCGTGCGGGCCATGGTCCTGTTCCGCAGCCAGTTGCATCCTGGCGGGCCGGTGTACACGCCGCTGCACCGCTGGCCCCTGGGGGAGGCGGCGGCCGCCGGCCTTGACGAGCCCCCTGCCCCACGGTAA
- a CDS encoding regulatory protein RecX: MAGARPVSGGAGEAGDEPAGSAGAGGAARWDRPAGGAGAGGGEGLGLDQALALALRWLGLRARTAREIARRLQERGFPEPVVAAALDRLRGWGYIDDRQLARDQVEGAQVRHIGPLRLRAELLRRGIAPPLADQVLAEGWPEGAELEQARQLARRRWAQLEGSLARRQGAEASLQARDRPGSDARRRAAGRLYRYLLGRGFHAQVAERVVRELLGDLQDGAGGRAGADP, from the coding sequence TTGGCCGGCGCGAGACCGGTATCCGGGGGCGCGGGGGAGGCCGGAGACGAGCCGGCCGGGAGCGCCGGAGCGGGCGGGGCCGCCAGGTGGGACCGGCCGGCGGGGGGCGCCGGCGCTGGCGGCGGCGAGGGACTGGGCCTGGACCAGGCCCTCGCCCTGGCCTTGCGCTGGTTGGGCTTGCGGGCGCGTACGGCCAGGGAGATCGCCCGGCGGCTGCAGGAACGGGGTTTCCCGGAGCCGGTGGTGGCGGCTGCTCTGGATCGCCTGCGGGGTTGGGGCTACATCGATGACCGGCAGCTAGCCCGGGACCAGGTGGAAGGGGCGCAGGTTCGACATATCGGACCCCTCCGCCTGCGGGCCGAGCTTCTGCGCCGCGGGATCGCGCCGCCCCTGGCCGACCAGGTCCTGGCCGAAGGATGGCCGGAAGGGGCCGAGCTGGAACAGGCGCGCCAGCTGGCCCGCCGCCGCTGGGCGCAACTTGAGGGGAGCCTGGCCCGCCGCCAGGGCGCGGAGGCCAGCCTGCAGGCCAGGGACCGGCCCGGTAGCGACGCGCGCCGGCGGGCCGCGGGGCGGCTGTACCGGTACCTTCTGGGCCGGGGGTTTCATGCCCAGGTGGCGGAGAGGGTGGTGCGCGAGCTCTTAGGTGACCTTCAGGACGGGGCGGGCGGGAGGGCCGGCGCCGATCCCTGA
- the recA gene encoding recombinase RecA, with protein sequence MIERERALEMALNQIEKQFGKGSIMRMGEASARLNVEVIPTGSLALDIALGVGGMPRGRIIEIFGPEASGKTTVALHVVASAQRSGGVAAFIDAEHALDPVYAENLGVDINNLLISQPDTGEQALEIAEALVRSGAVDVIVIDSVAALVPRAEIEGEMGDAHVGLQARLMSQALRKLTGAIAKSRTCLIFINQIREKVGVMFGNPEVTPGGRALKFYASVRLDVRRVETLKQGGEMIGIRARAKVVKNKVAPPFRQAEFDLLYGKGISREGDLLDIATQHGIIEKAGAWYSYGDTRIGQGRENAREYLVQHPEVADAIERRLRELLSLGGIRAATANEDE encoded by the coding sequence ATGATCGAGCGGGAGCGGGCCCTGGAGATGGCCCTCAACCAGATCGAGAAGCAGTTCGGCAAGGGCTCCATCATGCGCATGGGGGAAGCCTCGGCGCGCCTGAACGTCGAGGTCATCCCGACAGGCTCCCTGGCTCTTGACATCGCCCTGGGGGTTGGCGGCATGCCCCGGGGCCGGATCATCGAGATCTTCGGGCCGGAGGCGTCGGGCAAGACCACCGTGGCCCTCCACGTGGTGGCGTCCGCCCAGCGGTCCGGAGGGGTGGCCGCGTTCATCGACGCCGAGCATGCCCTGGATCCGGTCTATGCGGAAAATCTCGGGGTCGACATCAACAACCTGCTGATCTCCCAGCCGGACACCGGCGAACAGGCCCTGGAGATCGCCGAAGCCCTGGTGCGCAGCGGCGCGGTGGACGTGATCGTCATCGACTCGGTGGCCGCCCTGGTGCCCCGGGCGGAGATCGAAGGGGAGATGGGCGACGCCCACGTGGGCCTCCAGGCCCGGCTCATGTCCCAGGCCCTGCGCAAGCTCACCGGAGCCATCGCCAAGTCCAGGACCTGCCTGATCTTCATCAACCAGATCCGGGAGAAGGTGGGGGTGATGTTCGGCAATCCCGAGGTGACGCCCGGCGGGCGGGCGCTGAAGTTCTACGCCTCGGTTAGGCTGGATGTGCGCCGGGTGGAGACGCTCAAGCAGGGCGGCGAGATGATCGGTATTCGCGCCCGGGCCAAGGTGGTGAAGAACAAGGTCGCCCCGCCCTTCCGCCAGGCGGAGTTCGACCTGCTCTACGGCAAGGGCATCTCCCGGGAGGGCGACCTGCTGGACATCGCCACCCAGCACGGCATCATCGAGAAGGCGGGCGCCTGGTATTCCTACGGGGACACCCGCATCGGCCAGGGCCGGGAGAACGCGCGGGAGTACCTGGTGCAGCACCCCGAGGTGGCCGATGCCATCGAACGGCGGCTACGGGAGCTGCTGAGCCTGGGTGGCATCCGGGCCGCCACGGCCAACGAGGACGAGTGA
- the bshC gene encoding bacillithiol biosynthesis cysteine-adding enzyme BshC, with translation MQIQPLEQLEWVYPDFFVHYQRDFERVRPFFHYNPQDESAFARRAQVLERLPHRPPREAVAQALAAYNAALDAEEPALEAARGLADPRALVVVGGQQPGLATGPLYTVYKALGIIRWAQRLAGALNRPVVPVFWLATEDHDLAECNQLHMLDDRGRLHRLALPFPAASAGGQPPVGTLPLVPAARALIAEMARLAGVPAGHPVVKVLEDACQRSQNLGQWVGRLLARLFSRDGLVILDPMDPVLRCLSRPLFQRAVVRREAIHRELAAAAQRLQRRGYRPGLDVDPAHANLFYFDGRRRAALLWQDGRFADRHGRLAFSPADLARELERRPEAFSPNVVLRPLVQDWLLPVVGFVVGPGEALYLAQLRDVYPLFGLEMPVVLPRPGFTLVEPAAVERLGRYRATVGEVLADPAGLRRRVLQELDPVGIDDRFASLRQQFKDLYAALLDDLERVRPELRSLGQDNLGRILMQVDYLHRKTWQHHRRRQREAGRDLDWLEGSLRPAGQPQERVHNVFPYLMRYGERWLRSLLRAPWPGGHQLVFLDPPGDEPGTLPAIPASAHAPGMPPERAAGAGRYAGAPDAGCIDASGAGRIGASGAGRIASPVPAAPRAWAAEGSPAAGREPGAAPAPGPAGGSGR, from the coding sequence GTGCAGATTCAGCCCCTGGAACAGCTGGAATGGGTATATCCCGATTTCTTCGTTCATTATCAGCGGGATTTCGAGCGGGTTCGTCCCTTCTTTCACTACAACCCCCAGGACGAGTCGGCCTTCGCCCGCCGGGCCCAGGTCCTGGAGCGGCTTCCCCACCGGCCGCCCCGGGAGGCGGTGGCCCAGGCGCTGGCGGCCTACAACGCGGCCCTGGATGCGGAAGAACCGGCCCTCGAGGCCGCCCGCGGGCTGGCCGATCCGCGGGCCCTGGTGGTGGTGGGGGGCCAGCAGCCGGGCCTGGCCACGGGGCCGCTTTACACGGTGTACAAGGCGCTGGGCATCATCCGGTGGGCGCAACGGCTGGCCGGCGCCCTCAACCGGCCGGTGGTCCCCGTGTTCTGGCTGGCCACCGAAGACCATGACCTGGCCGAGTGCAACCAGCTCCACATGCTGGACGACCGCGGCCGGCTCCACCGGCTGGCGCTGCCCTTTCCGGCCGCCAGCGCCGGCGGCCAGCCGCCGGTGGGTACCCTGCCCCTGGTGCCGGCCGCCCGCGCCCTGATCGCGGAGATGGCACGCCTGGCGGGCGTTCCGGCGGGCCACCCGGTGGTCAAGGTACTGGAAGACGCGTGCCAGCGCTCGCAGAACCTGGGCCAGTGGGTGGGCCGCCTGCTGGCGCGCCTGTTCTCCCGGGACGGGCTGGTGATCCTGGATCCCATGGATCCGGTCCTGCGGTGCCTGAGCCGGCCCCTGTTCCAGCGCGCGGTGGTGCGGCGGGAGGCGATCCACCGGGAGCTGGCGGCGGCAGCCCAGCGGCTCCAGCGGCGGGGCTACCGGCCCGGGCTGGACGTGGACCCTGCCCATGCCAACCTGTTCTACTTCGATGGGCGCCGCCGGGCCGCCCTGCTCTGGCAGGACGGCCGCTTCGCCGACCGGCACGGCCGGCTGGCCTTCAGCCCGGCGGACCTGGCGCGGGAACTGGAGCGCCGGCCCGAGGCCTTCAGCCCCAACGTGGTGCTGCGTCCCCTGGTGCAGGACTGGCTCCTGCCGGTGGTGGGCTTCGTGGTCGGACCCGGCGAGGCGCTCTACCTGGCCCAGCTGCGCGATGTCTACCCCCTGTTCGGCCTGGAGATGCCGGTGGTGCTGCCCCGGCCCGGCTTCACCCTGGTCGAGCCGGCGGCGGTGGAACGGCTGGGACGGTACCGGGCCACCGTGGGCGAGGTACTGGCCGATCCGGCGGGCCTGCGCCGGCGGGTGCTGCAGGAGCTGGATCCGGTGGGCATCGACGACCGGTTCGCCTCCCTTAGGCAACAATTCAAGGACCTCTACGCCGCCCTGCTGGACGATCTGGAGCGGGTGCGGCCCGAGCTGCGCTCCCTGGGCCAGGACAACCTGGGCCGGATCCTGATGCAGGTCGACTACCTGCACCGCAAGACCTGGCAACATCACCGGCGGCGCCAGCGGGAGGCGGGCCGCGACCTGGACTGGCTGGAGGGCAGCCTGCGCCCTGCCGGCCAGCCCCAGGAGAGGGTGCACAACGTCTTCCCCTATCTGATGCGCTACGGCGAGCGCTGGCTGCGATCCCTCCTGCGGGCGCCCTGGCCGGGAGGGCACCAGCTGGTGTTCCTCGATCCCCCCGGGGACGAACCCGGCACCCTGCCGGCGATCCCTGCGTCGGCCCATGCTCCGGGCATGCCGCCGGAACGGGCAGCGGGCGCAGGCCGCTACGCCGGCGCGCCGGACGCCGGCTGCATCGACGCCTCCGGCGCGGGCCGCATCGGCGCCTCCGGCGCCGGTCGTATCGCCAGCCCGGTGCCGGCCGCCCCCCGGGCATGGGCGGCGGAAGGCAGCCCTGCCGCCGGCCGGGAGCCGGGTGCAGCGCCGGCACCGGGACCGGCAGGGGGCTCTGGGCGGTGA
- a CDS encoding AAA family ATPase, protein MKDRWLEIAVGVGAGVLAFFLLRLPLAQWLPLLVLAGVLLYVFRSGLLPATGRGPAARAVESTGVTFDDIGGQAAAKQELKEALEFLRRPKEAQRFGIRPIKGILLAGPPGTGKTLLAKAAATYTDSAFLATSGSAFVEVYAGVGAQRVREVFAEVRRLARRQGKQSAILFIDEIEVLAGKRGRHTSHLEYDQTLNQLLVELDGIGSDDDVQVLVMAATNRVDLMDDALLRPGRFDRIVRVELPDREAREQVLRIHMRGKPLAADVDLGQVAQETFGFSGAHLESVCNEAAILAMRAGAPAITMEHLREAIEKVMMGERLDRRPGEEERRRIAVHECGHALVAELLRPGSVASVTIASRGQALGYVRQRPDEDRFLQTQDQMEDTICIALAGSQAERLLLGRPSTGAAADFQQAVELARRMVEDGMTPLGVVARDVLPPAALHRAVSRVLRRQELRARALLGEFSDGLRAAAEVLLERERLTSAEFRRLVGLPPLPGGAAGRTAEEAAGGGPGPRDGGPAGGGPGPEGPGGPQDGSSGRDEPGPRGRRGAPQDTAGD, encoded by the coding sequence GTGAAGGACCGCTGGCTGGAGATCGCCGTCGGCGTGGGGGCCGGGGTGCTGGCCTTCTTCCTCCTGCGGCTGCCCCTGGCCCAGTGGCTGCCCCTGCTGGTGCTGGCCGGCGTGCTGCTCTACGTGTTCCGGTCGGGCCTGTTGCCGGCAACGGGGCGCGGGCCGGCGGCGCGGGCCGTCGAGTCCACGGGCGTCACCTTCGACGACATCGGCGGGCAGGCGGCGGCCAAGCAGGAGCTGAAGGAGGCCCTGGAGTTCCTGCGCCGGCCCAAGGAGGCGCAGCGCTTCGGCATCCGGCCCATCAAGGGCATCCTGCTGGCGGGGCCGCCGGGCACCGGCAAGACCCTGCTGGCCAAGGCGGCGGCCACCTACACCGACTCGGCCTTCCTGGCCACCTCGGGTTCGGCCTTCGTCGAGGTGTACGCGGGGGTCGGCGCCCAGCGGGTGCGGGAGGTCTTCGCGGAGGTGCGGCGGCTGGCGCGGCGCCAGGGCAAGCAGAGCGCGATCCTGTTCATCGACGAGATCGAGGTGCTGGCGGGCAAGCGGGGCCGGCACACCTCGCACCTGGAGTACGACCAGACCCTGAACCAGCTGCTGGTGGAGCTGGACGGCATCGGATCCGATGACGACGTGCAGGTGCTGGTCATGGCGGCGACCAACCGGGTCGACCTGATGGACGATGCCCTCTTGCGGCCCGGCCGCTTCGACCGCATCGTGCGGGTCGAGCTGCCCGACCGGGAGGCGCGGGAGCAGGTGCTGCGCATCCACATGCGCGGCAAGCCCCTGGCCGCGGACGTCGACCTGGGCCAGGTGGCCCAGGAGACCTTCGGCTTCTCCGGCGCCCACCTGGAGAGCGTGTGCAACGAGGCCGCCATCCTGGCCATGCGGGCGGGAGCGCCGGCCATCACCATGGAGCACCTGCGCGAGGCCATCGAAAAGGTGATGATGGGCGAGCGCCTGGACCGGCGGCCCGGGGAGGAGGAGCGGCGGCGGATCGCCGTGCACGAGTGCGGCCACGCCCTGGTGGCCGAGCTCCTGCGCCCCGGTTCGGTGGCCAGCGTGACCATCGCCTCGCGGGGGCAGGCGCTGGGCTACGTGCGCCAGCGCCCCGACGAGGACCGGTTCCTCCAGACCCAGGACCAGATGGAGGACACCATCTGCATCGCCCTGGCCGGTTCGCAAGCCGAGAGGCTGCTTTTGGGCCGGCCCAGCACCGGCGCCGCCGCCGACTTCCAGCAGGCGGTGGAACTGGCCCGGCGCATGGTGGAAGACGGCATGACACCCCTGGGGGTGGTGGCCCGGGACGTGTTGCCGCCCGCGGCGCTGCACCGGGCGGTGAGCCGGGTGCTGCGGCGCCAGGAACTGCGGGCCCGGGCGCTTTTGGGCGAGTTCAGCGACGGGCTGCGCGCGGCGGCCGAGGTCCTGCTCGAGCGCGAGCGGCTGACCTCGGCCGAGTTCCGGCGGCTGGTGGGCCTGCCGCCCCTGCCGGGCGGCGCCGCGGGCCGCACCGCGGAGGAAGCCGCCGGCGGCGGCCCGGGCCCGCGGGACGGCGGACCGGCGGGTGGCGGCCCGGGGCCGGAGGGGCCCGGCGGGCCACAGGACGGCAGTTCCGGCCGGGACGAACCCGGCCCCCGGGGCCGGCGCGGCGCGCCGCAGGACACGGCCGGCGATTGA